In Bacillus toyonensis BCT-7112, a single window of DNA contains:
- the aroC gene encoding chorismate synthase: MRYITAGESHGPQLTTIIEGIPAGLPLVADDINEELARRQKGYGRGRRMQIETDQVQIASGVRHGETLGSPIALVVENRDFAHWTKIMGAESLTEQEEKEMKRKVTKPRPGHADLNGAIKYGHRDMRNVLERSSARETTVRVAAGAVAKKVLAELGITVAGHVIEIGGVQAKEITYRSIEELKSITEASPVRCLDEEAGNQMIKAIDDAKANGDSIGGIVEVIVEGMPIGVGSYVHYDRKLDAKLAAAIMSINAFKGVEIGIGFEAAHRPGSEVHDEILWNEARGYTRRTNHAGGLEGGMTTGMPIVVRGVMKPIPTLYKPLQSVDIDTKEPFTASIERSDSCAVPAASVVAEAVVAWELATALIEQFGLDRMDLIRENMEKHNEYARGF; the protein is encoded by the coding sequence ATGCGATATATTACAGCTGGTGAATCTCATGGTCCACAACTTACAACGATTATAGAAGGTATTCCAGCAGGACTGCCTTTAGTAGCGGATGATATAAATGAAGAGTTAGCTAGAAGGCAAAAGGGATATGGGCGTGGTAGACGCATGCAAATTGAAACAGATCAAGTGCAAATTGCAAGTGGTGTTAGACATGGAGAGACATTAGGTTCTCCAATTGCACTTGTTGTTGAAAATCGTGATTTTGCACACTGGACAAAAATTATGGGTGCAGAGTCGTTAACGGAACAAGAAGAAAAAGAAATGAAGAGGAAAGTAACAAAACCAAGACCTGGACATGCTGATTTAAATGGTGCGATTAAATATGGTCATAGAGATATGAGAAATGTACTTGAACGTTCTTCAGCACGCGAAACGACAGTGCGTGTTGCTGCTGGTGCGGTTGCTAAAAAAGTGTTAGCGGAACTTGGTATTACAGTGGCAGGCCATGTAATTGAAATTGGCGGTGTACAAGCTAAGGAGATTACGTATCGTTCAATTGAAGAATTAAAAAGTATTACAGAAGCATCACCTGTACGTTGTTTAGATGAAGAAGCTGGCAACCAAATGATAAAAGCAATTGATGATGCGAAAGCAAATGGTGATTCAATCGGTGGCATCGTTGAAGTAATTGTGGAAGGAATGCCAATTGGAGTAGGAAGTTATGTGCATTATGATCGAAAACTGGATGCGAAATTAGCAGCCGCGATTATGAGCATTAATGCCTTTAAAGGTGTTGAGATTGGAATTGGTTTTGAAGCAGCGCATAGACCCGGAAGTGAAGTTCATGATGAAATTCTGTGGAATGAAGCACGTGGATATACACGAAGAACGAATCATGCAGGTGGATTAGAAGGCGGTATGACGACTGGAATGCCAATTGTTGTACGCGGTGTGATGAAACCGATACCTACACTATATAAACCTCTTCAAAGTGTGGATATTGATACGAAAGAACCTTTTACAGCAAGCATTGAACGTTCAGATAGTTGTGCTGTACCAGCAGCTAGTGTCGTTGCAGAAGCTGTTGTGGCTTGGGAATTAGCGACTGCTTTAATAGAACAATTTGGATTAGATCGTATGGATCTTATTCGTGAAAATATGGAGAAACATAATGAATATGCGAGGGGATTTTAA
- the menG gene encoding 2-heptaprenyl-1,4-naphthoquinone methyltransferase: MQQSKEERVHDVFEKISDKYDVMNSVISFQRHKAWRKETMRIMDVKPGSKALDVCCGTADWTIALAGAVGEQGKVVGLDFSENMLSVGKQKVEALQLKQVELLHGNAMELPFEDHTFDYVTIGFGLRNVPDYLHVLKEMTRVVKPGGKVICLETSQPTMIGFRQGYILYFKYIMPLFGKMFAKSYKEYSWLQESASTFPGMKELAQMFEEAGLERVQVKPFTFGVAAMHLGMKPESK, from the coding sequence ATGCAACAATCAAAAGAAGAAAGAGTACATGATGTATTTGAGAAAATTTCAGATAAATACGATGTGATGAATTCTGTAATTAGTTTTCAAAGACATAAAGCATGGCGTAAAGAGACGATGCGTATTATGGATGTAAAACCTGGCAGTAAAGCGCTTGATGTGTGCTGCGGGACAGCGGATTGGACAATTGCGCTAGCAGGAGCTGTAGGTGAGCAGGGGAAGGTTGTTGGCCTAGACTTCAGTGAAAACATGTTATCTGTCGGTAAACAAAAGGTAGAGGCGTTACAATTAAAACAAGTAGAACTTCTACATGGAAATGCAATGGAACTTCCATTTGAAGATCATACATTTGATTATGTAACGATTGGATTTGGTTTGCGTAACGTACCAGATTATTTACACGTATTAAAAGAAATGACACGTGTAGTAAAACCAGGTGGTAAAGTAATCTGCCTAGAAACATCGCAACCAACAATGATTGGTTTTCGACAAGGGTATATTTTATACTTTAAATATATCATGCCGTTATTTGGAAAGATGTTTGCGAAAAGCTATAAAGAATATTCATGGCTTCAAGAATCCGCTAGTACATTCCCAGGGATGAAAGAATTGGCTCAAATGTTTGAGGAAGCTGGACTTGAACGTGTACAAGTGAAACCATTTACTTTTGGAGTAGCAGCGATGCATTTAGGTATGAAACCAGAATCAAAATAG
- the hepT gene encoding heptaprenyl diphosphate synthase component II, with the protein MKLQLMYSFLRSDINVIEKELKKTVASEQPLVEEAALQLIEAGGKRIRPVFVLLAGKFGDYKLDAIKHVAVALELIHMASLVHDDVIDAAFLRRGSATVNAKWGDRIAMYTGDYLFAKSLECVTNIEIPEAHQALSHTILEVCKGEIEQIKDKYNYDQNLRTYLRRIKRKTALLIAASCQLGAIAAGANRDMVNRLFWYGYFVGMSYQIIDDILDFVSTEEKLGKPAGGDLLQGNITLPALYAMEDPILRKKITSVHENTTASEMKEIIDAVKNSTAIDQAFAFSERYLHKALEIIKPLPRGQAKYALQNVAKYIGKRKF; encoded by the coding sequence ATGAAGTTACAACTTATGTACTCTTTTTTACGATCGGATATTAATGTAATAGAAAAAGAATTAAAAAAGACAGTTGCTTCTGAACAGCCATTAGTAGAAGAGGCGGCATTACAACTCATTGAAGCTGGTGGGAAGCGAATTCGTCCTGTATTCGTGTTGCTTGCAGGGAAATTCGGGGATTATAAGTTAGACGCAATTAAGCACGTCGCTGTTGCGTTGGAACTTATTCATATGGCTTCTCTCGTTCACGATGACGTTATTGATGCAGCGTTTTTACGACGCGGTAGTGCGACTGTGAATGCGAAATGGGGAGATCGTATTGCAATGTATACAGGAGACTATCTGTTTGCTAAGTCTCTTGAATGTGTAACAAATATCGAAATTCCAGAGGCGCATCAGGCACTGTCGCATACAATTTTAGAAGTATGTAAAGGTGAAATTGAACAAATTAAAGATAAATATAACTATGACCAAAATTTACGAACGTATTTAAGAAGGATAAAGCGAAAAACAGCATTATTAATTGCTGCGAGTTGTCAGCTAGGGGCGATTGCTGCTGGTGCTAATCGTGATATGGTAAATCGTTTGTTTTGGTATGGGTATTTCGTAGGAATGTCTTATCAAATTATTGATGACATTTTAGATTTCGTTTCAACAGAAGAGAAACTTGGAAAACCTGCTGGTGGTGACTTACTACAAGGAAATATTACGCTGCCTGCTTTATATGCGATGGAAGATCCAATACTCCGCAAGAAAATCACTTCTGTACATGAAAATACAACAGCAAGTGAAATGAAAGAAATTATTGATGCTGTAAAAAATAGTACAGCTATTGATCAAGCATTTGCGTTTAGCGAACGTTATTTACATAAAGCATTGGAAATAATAAAACCACTCCCACGTGGGCAAGCAAAGTATGCATTACAAAATGTTGCAAAGTATATTGGAAAACGAAAATTTTAG
- the aroB gene encoding 3-dehydroquinate synthase: MENIHIQTKSKEYDVHVGKEALLHLTTFVQNMQPVVSNVMIISDEVVASLHLQTVVNALQVEQEVFSFVVPSGEKEKSFENFYAAHTSALENKLDRNSLIIALGGGMIGDLAGFVAASFMRGIRFVQVPTTLLAHDSAVGGKVAINHPLGKNMIGAFHQPEAVVYHTPFLYSLPEKEWRSGFAEVIKHALIGDVELYHWLKEEVQTLADLRDEKLIHILMKAIPVKANIVSQDETEKGVRAHLNFGHTLGHALEKEIGYGNITHGDGVAVGMLFALFLSEQVYKVDLAYEEIKQWFLQYGYPKMPSDLNVERLVQLMKQDKKANAGTIHMVLMQEYGVVNVVSIPDETVHIALEAFQKDMA; the protein is encoded by the coding sequence ATGGAAAACATACATATTCAAACGAAATCAAAAGAATATGATGTACATGTTGGGAAAGAGGCATTATTACATTTGACAACATTTGTTCAAAATATGCAGCCAGTTGTATCTAACGTAATGATCATTTCAGATGAAGTTGTTGCATCTTTACATTTACAGACAGTTGTGAATGCATTGCAAGTAGAGCAAGAAGTATTTTCATTCGTTGTACCGAGTGGTGAAAAAGAGAAGTCTTTTGAAAATTTCTATGCGGCTCATACGTCAGCTCTTGAAAATAAATTAGATAGAAATTCTTTAATTATCGCACTTGGAGGCGGAATGATTGGAGATTTGGCTGGTTTTGTTGCTGCGTCGTTTATGCGTGGCATTCGCTTTGTCCAAGTTCCAACGACTTTATTAGCTCACGATAGTGCAGTAGGCGGGAAAGTAGCAATTAACCATCCGTTAGGGAAGAATATGATTGGTGCATTCCATCAGCCAGAAGCGGTTGTATATCATACACCATTTTTATACTCTCTTCCTGAAAAAGAATGGCGTTCAGGTTTTGCAGAAGTGATAAAACATGCTTTGATTGGTGATGTTGAACTGTATCATTGGTTAAAAGAAGAAGTGCAAACATTGGCGGATCTTCGTGATGAGAAGTTAATTCACATATTAATGAAGGCGATTCCTGTAAAAGCAAATATTGTATCGCAAGATGAAACAGAAAAAGGTGTACGTGCTCATTTGAACTTTGGACATACGCTAGGGCATGCTCTTGAAAAAGAGATTGGATATGGAAATATTACCCACGGTGACGGAGTAGCAGTTGGGATGTTATTTGCTTTATTTTTAAGTGAGCAAGTGTATAAAGTTGATCTTGCTTATGAAGAGATAAAGCAGTGGTTCTTGCAATACGGCTATCCAAAAATGCCAAGCGATTTGAATGTAGAGCGCCTCGTTCAACTGATGAAACAAGATAAGAAAGCAAATGCTGGAACAATTCATATGGTACTTATGCAGGAATATGGGGTGGTGAACGTCGTATCTATTCCTGATGAGACTGTTCATATTGCGTTAGAAGCATTTCAAAAGGATATGGCTTAA
- the ndk gene encoding nucleoside-diphosphate kinase, whose protein sequence is MEKTFLMVKPDGVQRAFIGEIVARFEKKGFQLVGAKLMQVTPEIAGQHYGEHKEKPFFGELVDFITSGPVFAMVWQGEGVVDTARNMMGKTRPHEAAPGTIRGDFGVTVAKNIIHGSDSLESAEREIAIFFKEEELVDYSKLMNEWIY, encoded by the coding sequence ATGGAAAAAACATTTCTAATGGTAAAACCAGACGGTGTACAACGTGCCTTCATTGGGGAAATTGTAGCTCGTTTTGAGAAAAAGGGCTTTCAATTAGTTGGTGCAAAATTAATGCAAGTCACTCCGGAAATTGCTGGACAACACTACGGTGAGCATAAGGAAAAACCTTTCTTTGGTGAATTAGTAGACTTTATTACATCTGGACCTGTATTTGCAATGGTATGGCAAGGTGAAGGTGTAGTAGATACAGCTCGTAATATGATGGGTAAAACAAGACCACATGAAGCGGCTCCTGGAACAATTCGTGGAGATTTCGGTGTAACTGTTGCGAAAAACATTATCCACGGTTCTGATTCTTTAGAAAGCGCAGAGCGCGAGATTGCTATTTTCTTTAAAGAAGAAGAATTGGTAGACTACTCAAAATTAATGAATGAATGGATTTACTAA
- a CDS encoding heptaprenyl diphosphate synthase component 1, producing the protein MCDIYGGYAGIKEKLMEKLRHPYFINYIEEPCIDEEKIALLYGALKSENLHIEQIEHYVVTIMLVQIALDTHERVSNKAGEEAIESHKRRQLTVLAGDYYSGLYYYLLSMNRDIVLIRALAEGIKEINEHKIMLYQKAHDKMDNIMESVVTIESALLQKTCDHFHLSHWKPFITYVLGKNRLQKECQLYADKQHSPVFQAVQEALGDKADAETVINEWMMELRKKEDQFLEDHTDISEINSVLRDKSKT; encoded by the coding sequence GTGTGTGACATCTACGGAGGGTATGCGGGTATAAAAGAGAAATTGATGGAGAAATTACGCCATCCTTATTTCATAAACTATATTGAAGAACCATGTATTGATGAAGAGAAAATAGCATTGTTATATGGAGCTTTAAAAAGTGAAAATTTACATATAGAACAAATTGAGCATTATGTAGTAACGATTATGCTTGTGCAAATTGCGCTTGATACACATGAAAGAGTATCAAACAAAGCGGGGGAAGAAGCGATTGAATCGCATAAACGCCGCCAGTTAACAGTACTTGCAGGTGATTACTATAGTGGGCTATATTATTACTTATTGTCTATGAATCGTGATATTGTTTTAATTCGCGCGCTTGCTGAAGGAATTAAAGAGATTAATGAACATAAAATTATGCTATACCAAAAAGCGCATGACAAGATGGATAACATAATGGAGAGTGTAGTAACGATTGAATCTGCGCTCCTTCAAAAAACATGTGATCATTTCCATTTATCACATTGGAAACCATTTATAACGTATGTATTAGGGAAAAATCGTCTCCAAAAAGAATGTCAACTGTATGCTGATAAACAACATTCACCTGTTTTTCAAGCAGTGCAAGAGGCTTTAGGGGATAAAGCTGATGCAGAAACAGTTATTAATGAATGGATGATGGAATTACGAAAGAAAGAAGATCAATTTTTAGAAGATCACACAGACATAAGTGAAATAAATTCTGTGTTAAGAGATAAATCGAAGACATAA